A genome region from Pseudomonadota bacterium includes the following:
- a CDS encoding GNAT family N-acetyltransferase, with translation MNSPLYRPAVVSDAAGIAQMHAEAIRGTYGGVYHPLVIQDWAGGHTTEKWEKLIQDPRHLFMVAELDGQIVGCCGLNIKDEDMGVYVHPRCHRLGIGRKLMQVQLDNARARGIKTLHLSAVERTVPFYESLGFQALEPSQHMFRSGHSVPVVNMRMAL, from the coding sequence GGCATTGCACAGATGCATGCCGAGGCGATACGCGGTACTTACGGAGGTGTGTACCATCCTCTGGTTATCCAGGACTGGGCCGGAGGACATACGACTGAAAAATGGGAAAAGCTGATCCAGGATCCGAGACACCTTTTCATGGTCGCGGAACTGGATGGGCAGATTGTGGGCTGCTGTGGCCTCAATATCAAAGATGAAGACATGGGTGTTTACGTCCATCCCCGCTGTCACCGCCTGGGTATCGGGCGAAAGCTGATGCAGGTACAGCTGGACAACGCCCGGGCCCGGGGAATCAAAACCCTCCACCTGTCAGCCGTGGAAAGAACCGTGCCGTTCTACGAAAGTCTGGGATTTCAGGCCCTCGAACCGTCGCAGCACATGTTCAGAAGCGGCCACAGTGTTCCGGTGGTCAATATGCGGATGGCGCTGTAA
- a CDS encoding EamA family transporter: protein MPLKHILILVLVAAAWGLNYVAIKAGLESIPPMMFSALRFFAVLFPAILLIRKPAVPLWKLALYGMVMFVCQQGLLFSAMHVGLSAGLASLLFQVQVFFTIGLAAVFLKDRPRLVQIAGALVAAGGVAVVGFHTGGEVTLAGLGLLILAALSGSAGNVLARTLGAGVDMFGVVVWASLFAFPPLALLSLAVEGRTVIMQSFAAMDMTAWLSVAYVAYLTTFMGYALWIRMLAQHSAAAVMPFALLTPVFGLLGATILLGEAWPAWKLCATLLIIGGLCLNQLNNVTLLGQAGGTERR from the coding sequence ATGCCCTTGAAACACATCCTGATTCTGGTTCTTGTCGCTGCGGCGTGGGGGTTGAACTATGTGGCCATCAAGGCGGGGCTGGAGAGCATTCCGCCGATGATGTTCTCGGCGTTGCGGTTTTTCGCCGTGCTGTTTCCTGCGATACTTTTAATCCGAAAGCCCGCCGTGCCGCTGTGGAAACTGGCGCTGTACGGCATGGTGATGTTCGTATGCCAGCAGGGTCTGCTGTTTTCGGCCATGCACGTGGGGCTGTCGGCGGGGCTCGCATCGCTTCTGTTCCAGGTCCAGGTTTTCTTTACCATAGGACTGGCCGCTGTATTTTTGAAAGACAGGCCCCGGCTGGTGCAGATCGCGGGCGCACTGGTCGCCGCCGGGGGCGTAGCGGTTGTGGGTTTTCACACCGGGGGTGAGGTGACTCTGGCTGGCCTCGGTCTGCTGATCCTCGCGGCCCTGTCCGGAAGCGCAGGCAATGTCCTGGCCCGAACCCTGGGCGCCGGTGTCGACATGTTCGGCGTCGTGGTGTGGGCCAGCCTGTTTGCCTTTCCGCCCCTGGCTTTGCTGTCCCTTGCTGTTGAGGGACGGACAGTGATCATGCAATCTTTTGCCGCCATGGATATGACAGCCTGGCTGTCTGTGGCCTATGTCGCCTACCTGACAACGTTTATGGGCTATGCCCTGTGGATCCGGATGCTGGCGCAGCACTCCGCCGCCGCAGTCATGCCCTTCGCCCTGCTGACCCCGGTCTTTGGCTTGCTGGGCGCCACGATTCTGCTGGGAGAAGCCTGGCCGGCCTGGAAACTCTGCGCTACCCTGCTGATTATCGGCGGCCTGTGCCTGAATCAGTTGAATAACGTCACCCTTCTGGGGCAAGCTGGAGGAACCGAAAGGAGATGA
- the dnaE gene encoding DNA polymerase III subunit alpha: MTHPFIHLRVHSAYSLAEGAIHPKDLAKLCKAQGMPALAVTDTNNLFGALEFAMAAVEAGVQPIIGATFSLKREGEKGAGSKTHMFETDTLVLLAQTAAGYRNLMALSSAAFLDLAQHEPPHITWKHLEKFSEGLIALTGGPSGPLGHALQNGHKPAAETLLKRLKDLFPNRLYVEIQRHNTPEENRTENDLIDLAYAHDVPLVATNDVYFADESMYEAHDALLCIAAGRYVNETDRRRVTPEHRFKSDAEMRELFADLPEAIDNTAVIARRCSFLLKSSDPILPAFPTAEGRTEADELRAQARDGLEQRLETLVFPANASPEQKDSIAKPYRERLEFELDVIIQMKFPGYFLIVSDFIKWAKAQNIPVGPGRGSGAGSVAAWALQITDMNPLQFGLLFERFLNPERVSMPDFDIDFCQERRDEVIRYVQQRYGSDRVAHIITFGKLQARAVVRDVGRVLQMSYGHVDKICKLIPQNPANPISLPQALEMEPQLQEMRRTDEAVERLITIALKLEGLYRHASTHAAGVVIGDRPLQDLVALYHDPRSALPATQFNMKFVEKAGLVKFDFLGLKTLTVLQKAVELIARRGPEPQWQIDLLKIPLDDPKTYAMLGRGDATGVFQLESSGMRDVLKRMHANCLEDLIALVALYRPGPMDNIPKYINAKTGVEKPDYLHPLLEPILKETYGVMVYQEQVMQIAQVLAGYTLGGADLLRRAMGKKIKEEMEAQRKIFVDGAVARGVDADQAGLIFDQVNKFAGYGFNKSHAATYALIAYQTAYLKANFPVEFLAASMTFDMGNTDKLNMFRQELQRLGIKLLPPDINASWPDFHVEKISSSSCHPERSEGSLTRQTRDPSVGSLPQDDNTGVLAIRYALAAVKGVGLQAMKDVLAEREKNGPFTDLFDFARRLDLKVMNKRQLESLACAGAFDSLNSNRAQVFTAVETMTRYAHTTTEERASGQASMFSGGAVASDVPPLPAAAPWDPLERLRHEFEAIGFYLSAHPLDGYARPLQRLGVVSIAELPRRLDSSKSTRFKMAGVVIAKQERMAKSGNRFAFVQLSDSSGVFEVMMFSEILATARENLEAGRAVIVTVDAQKNGEDLRLTCSVVELLDQVVARSAEGIQLVLKDASGLIALKDALAKLPKGRSRISVLVETAPLTEVDISLPGAFTLSPDTRHTLRSLAGVQDVVEM; encoded by the coding sequence ATGACCCACCCCTTCATTCATCTGCGCGTACATTCGGCCTATTCGCTGGCGGAGGGGGCGATTCATCCCAAGGATCTGGCGAAGCTGTGCAAGGCGCAGGGGATGCCGGCGCTGGCGGTGACGGACACCAACAATCTGTTCGGTGCGCTGGAGTTCGCCATGGCGGCGGTGGAGGCCGGTGTGCAGCCCATCATTGGCGCCACGTTCTCCCTCAAGCGCGAGGGGGAAAAGGGTGCGGGCAGCAAAACCCACATGTTCGAGACGGATACCCTCGTCCTGCTGGCCCAGACCGCCGCCGGGTATCGCAACCTGATGGCCCTGTCCAGCGCGGCGTTTCTGGATCTGGCCCAGCACGAGCCGCCGCACATCACCTGGAAGCATCTGGAAAAATTCAGCGAGGGCCTGATTGCCCTCACCGGCGGCCCGTCAGGCCCGCTGGGCCACGCCTTGCAGAACGGTCACAAACCGGCTGCGGAAACATTGCTCAAACGACTGAAAGATCTTTTCCCGAACCGCCTGTATGTGGAGATCCAGCGCCATAACACACCCGAAGAAAACCGCACGGAAAACGACCTGATCGACCTGGCGTACGCGCACGACGTACCGCTGGTCGCCACCAACGACGTGTACTTTGCGGACGAGAGCATGTACGAGGCTCACGATGCGCTGCTGTGCATCGCCGCGGGCCGGTATGTCAATGAGACCGACCGCCGCCGCGTGACGCCCGAGCATCGCTTCAAGTCCGACGCCGAGATGCGCGAACTGTTTGCCGACCTGCCCGAGGCCATTGACAATACAGCCGTCATTGCGCGCCGCTGTTCATTCCTGCTGAAATCCTCCGACCCCATCCTGCCCGCCTTTCCCACGGCAGAGGGCCGCACCGAGGCCGACGAGCTGCGCGCCCAAGCCCGCGACGGTCTGGAACAGCGGCTGGAGACCCTGGTGTTTCCTGCCAACGCCTCCCCCGAACAGAAAGACTCCATCGCCAAACCCTACCGCGAGCGGCTGGAGTTCGAGCTGGACGTCATTATCCAGATGAAATTCCCCGGCTACTTCCTGATCGTGTCCGACTTTATCAAATGGGCCAAGGCGCAGAATATTCCCGTGGGCCCGGGCCGTGGATCGGGCGCGGGGTCGGTGGCCGCCTGGGCGCTGCAGATCACCGACATGAACCCGTTGCAGTTCGGCCTGCTGTTCGAGCGATTCCTGAACCCAGAACGCGTGTCCATGCCGGACTTTGATATCGACTTCTGCCAGGAGCGCCGCGACGAGGTGATCCGCTATGTGCAGCAGCGGTACGGCAGCGACCGCGTGGCCCACATCATCACATTCGGTAAACTGCAGGCCCGCGCCGTGGTGCGCGACGTGGGCCGCGTGCTCCAGATGTCCTATGGCCATGTGGACAAGATCTGCAAGCTGATCCCGCAGAACCCGGCCAATCCGATCTCCCTGCCCCAGGCGCTGGAGATGGAGCCCCAGCTGCAGGAGATGCGCCGCACGGACGAGGCGGTCGAGCGCCTGATCACCATCGCGCTGAAGCTCGAGGGCCTGTACCGCCACGCCTCGACCCACGCGGCCGGCGTGGTCATCGGCGACCGGCCTCTGCAGGACCTGGTGGCCCTGTACCACGACCCACGCTCCGCGCTGCCCGCCACCCAGTTCAACATGAAGTTTGTGGAAAAAGCGGGCCTGGTGAAGTTCGACTTTCTGGGCCTGAAAACCCTCACCGTGCTGCAGAAAGCAGTCGAGCTGATCGCCCGTCGCGGGCCGGAACCACAGTGGCAGATTGATCTTTTAAAGATCCCTCTCGATGATCCGAAAACCTACGCCATGCTGGGCCGCGGCGATGCGACCGGCGTGTTCCAGCTGGAAAGTTCCGGCATGCGCGACGTGCTGAAACGCATGCACGCCAATTGCCTTGAGGACCTGATTGCGCTGGTGGCCCTGTACCGCCCCGGCCCCATGGACAACATTCCGAAATACATCAACGCCAAGACCGGTGTGGAAAAGCCCGATTATCTGCACCCCCTGCTGGAACCAATCCTGAAAGAGACTTACGGAGTCATGGTCTATCAGGAACAGGTGATGCAGATCGCCCAGGTGCTGGCGGGCTATACGCTGGGCGGCGCGGATTTGCTCCGCCGCGCCATGGGCAAAAAGATCAAGGAGGAGATGGAGGCCCAGCGGAAAATTTTCGTGGATGGCGCCGTGGCCCGGGGCGTGGACGCCGACCAGGCGGGCCTGATTTTCGACCAGGTAAACAAGTTCGCCGGGTACGGCTTCAACAAGTCCCACGCGGCCACGTACGCCCTGATCGCGTACCAGACCGCGTACCTGAAGGCCAATTTCCCCGTGGAATTCCTGGCCGCGTCCATGACGTTCGATATGGGCAATACGGACAAGCTGAACATGTTCCGGCAGGAACTCCAGCGCCTTGGCATCAAGTTATTACCGCCGGATATCAATGCGTCTTGGCCGGATTTCCATGTGGAGAAGATTTCTTCCTCTTCCTGTCATCCTGAGCGCAGCGAAGGATCTTTAACCCGGCAGACAAGAGATCCTTCGGTCGGCTCCCTCCCTCAGGATGACAATACAGGAGTGCTGGCCATCCGCTACGCCCTCGCCGCCGTCAAGGGCGTGGGTCTGCAGGCCATGAAGGACGTTCTGGCCGAGCGCGAAAAAAATGGCCCGTTCACCGACCTGTTTGATTTTGCGCGCCGGCTGGACCTGAAAGTGATGAACAAGCGCCAGCTGGAAAGCCTGGCCTGCGCGGGCGCGTTTGACTCCCTGAACAGCAACCGTGCACAGGTGTTCACGGCGGTGGAAACCATGACCCGCTATGCCCACACGACCACCGAGGAACGCGCCAGCGGCCAGGCCAGCATGTTCAGCGGCGGCGCGGTGGCTTCTGACGTTCCACCCCTGCCAGCGGCCGCGCCGTGGGACCCTCTGGAGCGTCTGCGCCACGAGTTTGAGGCGATTGGTTTTTATCTCAGCGCCCATCCGCTGGATGGCTATGCGCGGCCACTGCAGCGCCTGGGCGTAGTGTCTATCGCCGAACTCCCCCGCCGTCTGGACAGCAGCAAGAGCACCCGGTTCAAAATGGCCGGCGTGGTGATCGCCAAACAGGAACGCATGGCCAAAAGCGGCAACCGCTTTGCCTTTGTGCAGCTGTCGGACAGCAGCGGTGTATTCGAGGTGATGATGTTCTCTGAAATCCTGGCCACGGCGCGGGAAAATCTCGAGGCCGGCAGGGCCGTTATTGTAACGGTAGACGCCCAGAAAAACGGCGAGGACCTGCGCCTCACCTGCTCGGTCGTGGAACTGCTGGACCAAGTGGTGGCGAGATCAGCCGAGGGTATCCAGCTTGTCCTGAAAGATGCCTCAGGCCTGATCGCACTGAAAGACGCGCTGGCCAAACTCCCCAAAGGCCGCAGCAGGATCAGCGTCCTGGTCGAAACCGCCCCCCTGACCGAGGTGGACATCTCCCTCCCCGGCGCGTTCACCCTCTCCCCCGACACCCGCCACACCCTGCGTTCACTAGCCGGTGTGCAGGACGTGGTGGAGATGTAA
- a CDS encoding pentapeptide repeat-containing protein, with translation MTIEIPFRPEAKKNPLVIEGAETVKATLEIANSSKNRKKDLRFIDLSYQDLIEIDLHEGSLSYANFYKAKLDRANLHNAYLNNADFNNAHLHGTFLTSAELANADFTDANLHETKLKWADLTKANLTNANLTNADLTNAILIGTNLFKADFAGAKLDQVLVDKDNAYALIRRMAEGKCPVLKSIRVGDDPDNYETWDAARLDMEIKRERQKSGLIPGALAQAVTGGQGPSTTVRAPDLPVTSFPDTPEFHI, from the coding sequence ATGACTATAGAAATTCCGTTCAGGCCGGAGGCAAAAAAGAATCCTCTCGTAATTGAAGGAGCGGAGACAGTCAAAGCCACTCTGGAGATTGCCAATTCCAGTAAAAACCGGAAAAAAGATCTGCGTTTTATTGATTTATCGTACCAGGACCTGATCGAAATAGATCTGCATGAAGGTTCTTTATCTTATGCAAATTTTTACAAGGCAAAGCTGGATCGGGCAAATCTGCACAATGCATATCTGAATAATGCAGATTTCAACAACGCCCACTTGCATGGAACATTTCTGACTAGTGCAGAGTTGGCCAATGCAGATTTTACTGATGCAAACCTGCACGAAACAAAACTGAAATGGGCAGACCTGACAAAAGCCAATCTAACCAATGCCAATCTGACCAATGCAGATCTGACCAATGCCATTTTGATAGGCACCAATTTGTTCAAGGCAGATTTTGCAGGAGCAAAACTGGACCAGGTTCTGGTAGATAAGGACAATGCCTATGCCCTGATCAGAAGAATGGCCGAGGGGAAATGTCCTGTCCTCAAATCCATCCGGGTAGGAGATGATCCTGACAACTACGAGACTTGGGATGCGGCCCGACTGGATATGGAAATCAAAAGAGAACGTCAGAAGTCCGGTTTGATCCCGGGCGCTCTTGCACAGGCTGTTACTGGCGGACAGGGCCCTTCAACAACAGTACGGGCACCGGATTTGCCTGTTACATCGTTTCCAGACACACCAGAATTCCACATTTAA